The following proteins come from a genomic window of Vallitaleaceae bacterium 9-2:
- a CDS encoding sensor histidine kinase, whose translation MIQKIKEYYINKSIQSKMMMNILLILAIAVVVLSYLNMNVLNRSLTSMNNEQTLELADQVNLRIENYIQEISKKMDLFVEEPTIKAFGQEQMDEEAILETLERYTTTDKNIAGILVVDTQGEMLSNTMKRLEESPLNMETWYIQTVAQPETIHLFSQQIGRNITSFYDSYKADNILSMTKALINDQGDVTGIVLFDMKLDYMESVINSAELGKSGFLYISNRKGEVVYAPVNPIVYRIHPTMIGDEKDVQINGESYQIIAQETGISDWNIVGVLPKDETLSIILEVITSFVTYAVLIFLFGIVLSIYLTKTLTRPISKLKNLMAEAEQGKLEVHYDSIYNDEISQLGHSFNKMIEAIKNLLSLVYSEQKAKREAELKAFQAQIKPHFLYNTLDTINWMAMEYEADDIVEVVESLTNLFRISLSKGNEIISLENEVKHVNSYLTIQKVRYEEQFDYEIICEDNLKNYKVIKLIIQPLVENAIYHGIKGRKESGHIRIHIYTDNKDLYIVVADTGGGMAPEQVQHMNQIFEGILEKDDSYGIGLFNVNERIKLNFGMEYGLSIDSALDEGTTVTIKHPIQY comes from the coding sequence ATTATATTAACAAAAGCATACAAAGCAAAATGATGATGAATATTCTTTTGATATTGGCGATAGCGGTGGTTGTCCTTAGCTATCTTAATATGAATGTCTTAAATCGTTCACTGACCAGTATGAATAATGAGCAGACGCTTGAATTAGCCGATCAAGTTAACTTACGTATTGAAAATTATATTCAGGAGATTAGCAAAAAGATGGACCTGTTTGTTGAAGAACCTACAATTAAGGCGTTTGGTCAAGAACAGATGGATGAAGAGGCGATACTAGAGACGCTTGAGCGTTATACAACAACCGATAAAAACATTGCCGGTATTTTGGTTGTAGACACTCAAGGAGAAATGCTAAGTAACACCATGAAGCGCCTTGAAGAAAGTCCGCTCAATATGGAGACATGGTATATACAAACAGTAGCACAGCCGGAGACGATACATCTATTTAGTCAACAGATTGGTCGTAACATCACTTCGTTTTATGATTCGTATAAAGCAGACAATATTTTATCCATGACCAAAGCGCTCATCAATGATCAGGGAGATGTTACAGGCATTGTGCTTTTTGATATGAAATTAGATTATATGGAGTCAGTGATTAATAGTGCAGAACTTGGCAAGTCAGGCTTTCTCTATATCAGTAACCGAAAGGGTGAAGTAGTTTATGCTCCGGTTAATCCTATTGTATATCGCATTCATCCGACAATGATTGGCGATGAAAAAGACGTTCAGATTAATGGAGAAAGCTATCAAATTATAGCTCAAGAGACAGGAATTTCTGATTGGAATATTGTCGGGGTGCTTCCAAAAGATGAAACGTTAAGTATTATCTTGGAAGTTATTACTTCCTTTGTCACTTATGCCGTTTTGATTTTTCTTTTTGGAATTGTCTTATCCATTTATTTGACCAAGACGTTGACGCGTCCCATTAGCAAACTTAAAAATCTTATGGCAGAAGCGGAACAAGGCAAACTTGAAGTACATTATGACAGCATATATAATGATGAAATCAGTCAATTGGGACATAGCTTTAATAAGATGATTGAAGCTATCAAAAACCTACTCTCACTTGTATATTCAGAGCAAAAAGCAAAAAGGGAAGCAGAACTTAAAGCCTTTCAAGCACAAATCAAACCTCATTTTTTATACAATACATTAGATACAATTAACTGGATGGCCATGGAATATGAAGCGGATGATATCGTAGAGGTGGTTGAATCATTAACGAACTTGTTTCGTATTAGTTTAAGTAAAGGTAATGAAATCATTAGTCTAGAAAATGAAGTGAAGCATGTTAACAGTTATTTGACCATTCAAAAAGTGCGCTATGAAGAACAGTTTGACTATGAGATTATCTGTGAAGATAACTTGAAAAACTATAAGGTCATTAAATTAATTATTCAACCTCTCGTTGAAAATGCAATTTATCATGGAATCAAAGGAAGAAAGGAATCTGGACATATCCGTATCCATATATATACAGACAATAAAGACCTTTATATTGTTGTTGCCGATACAGGCGGTGGTATGGCGCCAGAGCAAGTGCAACATATGAATCAAATTTTTGAGGGGATACTGGAAAAAGATGATAGCTATGGCATTGGACTATTTAATGTCAATGAACGTATTAAGTTGAACTTTGGCATGGAGTATGGCTTAAGTATTGACAGTGCATTAGATGAAGGAACAACCGTAACGATTAAGCATCCAATTCAATATTAA